The proteins below are encoded in one region of Huiozyma naganishii CBS 8797 chromosome 7, complete genome:
- the NOP58 gene encoding RNA-processing protein NOP58 (similar to Saccharomyces cerevisiae NOP58 (YOR310C); ancestral locus Anc_8.787): MSYVLTETSAGYALLKASDKKIYKSPSLIEDLNTSEKLLKEFKIAAFSKFNSAANALEEANSVIEGKVSPQLEKLLEDIKKDKKATLVVSETKLANSINKLGLNFNVVSDAVTLDIYRAVKEHLPELLPGLSDNDLSKMSLGLAHSIGRHKLKFSADKVDVMIIQAIALLDDLDKELNTYAMRCKEWYGWHFPELAKIVTDSVAYARIILTMGVRSKAHETDMSEILPEEIEERVKAAAEVSMGTEITQTDLDNIKALADQIVDFAAYREQLSNYLSARMKAIAPNLTQLVGELVGARLIAHAGSLTSLAKAPASTIQILGAEKALFRALKTKHDTPKYGLLYHASLVGQATGKNKGKIARVLAAKAAVSLRYDAFSEDRDDSGDVGLDVRVKVENRLSQLEGRDLRTTPKVVREAKKVEMTEARAYNADADTVADVAEKSDDSDDESSDEEEEEVKEEKKEKKEKKEKKEKKEKKEKKDKKRKRDEDEDEEKLKQSKKDKKEKKDKKEKKEKKEKKQKKGKK; encoded by the coding sequence ATGTCATACGTTTTAACTGAAACCTCTGCTGGTTATGCGCTCTTGAAAGCGTCTGACAAAAAGATTTACAAATCTCCATCGCTAATCGAAGATCTGAATACATCGGAAAAGCTTTTGAAGGAATTCAAAATTGCtgccttctccaaatttaATTCCGCTGCCAATGCACTAGAGGAGGCAAATTCTGTTATCGAGGGGAAAGTTTCTCCAcaattggagaaactgctggaagatatcaaaaaggacaagaaggCCACTCTAGTGGTCAGTGAGACCAAACTTGCCAACTCTATCAACAAATTGGGGTTGAACTTCAACGTTGTCTCTGATGCTGTTACTTTGGACATTTACAGAGCTGTCAAGGAACATTTGCCAGAATTATTGCCCGGTTTGTCTGACAATGACTTAAGTAAGATGTCTCTTGGTCTGGCCCACTCCATCGGTCGTCACAAATTGAAGTTCTCCGCTGATAAAGTGGACGTCATGATTATCCAGGCCATTGCCCTGCTAGATGACTTGGACAAGGAATTGAACACGTACGCCATGAGATGTAAGGAATGGTACGGGTGGCATTTCCCTGAATTGGCCAAGATCGTCACCGATTCGGTCGCCTACGCGAGAATCATCTTGACCATGGGTGTCAGATCCAAGGCGCACGAGACCGACATGAGTGAGATCTTACCAGAAGAGATCGAGGAGCGTGTCAaggctgctgctgaggTCTCTATGGGTACTGAAATCACACAAACCGATTTGGACAACATCAAGGCACTAGCTGACCAAATTGTCGACTTCGCCGCCTATAGGGAACAACTGTCCAACTACTTGTCCGCGAGAATGAAGGCCATCGCTCCAAACCTGACTCAATTGGTTGGTGAACTGGTCGGTGCCAGATTGATCGCCCACGCTGGGTCTTTGACCTCCTTGGCCAAGGCTCCAGCCTCCACGATTCAGATATTGGGTGCCGAGAAGGCTCTGTTCAGAGCTCTAAAGACGAAGCATGATACACCCAAGTACGGTCTACTGTACCACGCGTCGTTGGTCGGACAGGCTACCGGTAAGAACAAGGGTAAGATTGCGAGAGTGCTGGCTGCGAAGGCTGCTGTGTCTCTACGTTACGATGCGTTTTCCGAGGACAGAGACGACTCTGGTGACGTCGGTCTAGATGTGAGGGTCAAGGTCGAGAACAGACTGTCACAGTTGGAAGGTAGGGACTTGAGGACCACCCCAAAGGTTGTTCGCGAAGCTAAGAAGGTCGAGATGACGGAGGCCAGAGCCTACAACGCTGACGCTGACACTGTCGCTGACGTTGCCGAGAAGTCTGATGATTCTGACGATGAGAGTtccgatgaggaggaggaagaggtgaaggaggagaagaaggaaaagaaggaaaagaaggagaagaaggagaagaaggagaagaaagaaaagaaggataagaagagaaagagagatgaagatgaagacGAGGAAAAGCTCAAACAGTCTaaaaaggacaagaaggaaaagaaagataagaaggaaaagaaggaaaagaaggagaaaaaacagaagaaagggaaaaaataG
- the RRG7 gene encoding Rrg7p (similar to Saccharomyces cerevisiae YOR305W; ancestral locus Anc_8.782) yields MKFIWCVKRHIHNDTIRSFIELNKLIAHSTLFQGNLYEHVVMREVQNKLLIDNIEKIGGAHDGGVDLQGLWSVHEIYSRVNKVIPLSDRKTPRKEKLHGTSITPLALKLAEKGSESKPLNVLIQCKAFSTSKVALKELRELVGTFFSKVSSKNRRSSVIMMCSTQLLTKHAIDLINGLPIPLMYLRIEQLKQMENGQYDVDNSGKLVSYYENVYARKLLQNCGIDEWLKLEMYHDK; encoded by the coding sequence ATGAAGTTTATTTGGTGCGTTAAACGGCACATTCACAATGATACCATTCGCTCGTTTATTGAGTTGAATAAGCTGATTGCTCACTCGACTCTTTTCCAAGGAAACCTGTACGAACATGTTGTTATGAGGGAAGTTCAAAACAAACTGCTCATCGACAATATCGAAAAAATAGGAGGCGCACATGATGGCGGTGTTGATTTACAGGGTTTGTGGTCAGTACACGAGATATATTCAAGAGTCAACAAGGTAATACCGCTTAGTGACCGTAAAACCCCaaggaaagagaagctCCATGGAACTTCCATCACACCCCTGGCTCTGAAATTGGCAGAGAAGGGCAGCGAATCCAAACCGTTGAACGTTCTCATACAATGTAAGGCGTTCAGCACCTCTAAAGTTGCATTGAAAGAGCTGCGTGAACTGGTCGGTACTTTTTTCTCTAAAGTTTCCAGTAAGAATCGCCGCTCCAGTGTGATCATGATGTGTTCGACGCAGTTGCTGACGAAGCACGCAATAGACCTGATTAACGGGCTGCCCATTCCGTTGATGTATTTGAGGATAGAACAACTCAAACAAATGGAGAATGGACAATACGACGTAGATAACTCTGGTAAACTGGTAAGCTACTACGAAAACGTATATGCTCGcaaacttctccaaaaCTGTGGTATAGATGAGTGGTTGAAGTTGGAAATGTATCATGATAAGTAG
- the SLY41 gene encoding Sly41p (similar to Saccharomyces cerevisiae SLY41 (YOR307C); ancestral locus Anc_8.785): MSEVEYLSASSKRSTRLRLSQHKIVFDPHSNVEAALEEKGPSARVAARHGDCVQRPYILALVRDFSRFRKVYLFRIDHKVIGLCLCWYLASSISSNVSKVILKQFKHPVALTEIQFLLSAALCLSFVSLVNLVQDPKYRQSFISQSMGNFPKGMLPNYLDGDFKHSIMGKFLSPSTLLLTTTFPLGIFQFLGHLMTHKATALIPISLVHSVKAVSPIATVLYYRFVTKKNFNKMTYYTLLLLISGVTLTCWATSTQNKTKTVSEPSASIFFGLFFAFMSMAIFVTQNIFAKGMLTVSEDKNGILSGPNTSKVAQTVGGRIFSPVQLDKITILFYCSCIGFLLTLFPFLTNELYHGTKVINDLTWRVIGLILFHSVMHFVQAMLAFQLIGTLSSLNYSVANIIKRIVTIVVAVVWESKVNCLQFLGLLMTLTGLYGYDKWGKSRK, translated from the coding sequence ATGAGTGAAGTTGAATATCTATCCGCTTCTTCGAAAAGAAGTACGAGATTACGACTCTCGCAGCATAAAATAGTGTTCGACCCTCATTCAAATGTGGAGGCAGCATTAGAGGAAAAGGGTCCCTCTGCGAGAGTTGCAGCTAGACATGGTGATTGTGTTCAGAGGCCGTACATTTTGGCATTGGTTAGAGACTTCTCTCGATTCCGTAAAGTGTATCTTTTCAGGATAGACCATAAGGTTATTGGCTTATGTCTGTGCTGGTACCTGGCATCGTCCATTTCAAGCAATGTATCCAAGGTAATTCTGAAACAGTTTAAACATCCAGTGGCATTGACCGAAATTCAATTCCTATTGAGCGCTGCTCTATGCCTCTCCTTTGTCTCGCTAGTTAACTTGGTTCAGGATCCTAAATACCGGCAATCATTTATTTCTCAATCAATGGGCAACTTCCCAAAGGGTATGTTACCCAACTACCTTGACGGCGACTTCAAGCACTCAATTATGGGAAAATTCTTGAGTCCCTCGACCCTTTTGCTAACGACGACGTTTCCGCTGGgtattttccagtttttggGACACCTCATGACACACAAAGCCACAGCATTGATCCCAATAAGTTTAGTGCACTCTGTAAAGGCTGTTTCACCCATTGcaacagtactgtattacAGATTCGttacaaagaaaaatttcaataaaATGACATATTATACCTTACTGTTACTCATTAGTGGTGTTACTTTAACTTGCTGGGCCACTAGCACCCAAAACAAAACGAAAACAGTATCGGAACCCAGCGCAAGCATATTCTTTGGACTATTTTTTGCATTTATGTCTATGGCGATTTTTGTCACGCAGAATATATTTGCTAAGGGTATGTTGACAGTCTCAGAGGATAAGAATGGCATACTGTCCGGTCCCAACACGAGTAAAGTTGCTCAAACAGTGGGGGGACGGATATTTTCTCCTGTTCAACTTGACAAAATCACAATTCTCTTTTATTGCTCCTGCATTGGGTTTTTACTCACTTTATTCCCATTCTTAACCAACGAACTATATCACGGAACGAAAGTAATTAACGATTTAACCTGGAGGGTTATAGGTCTCATTCTATTCCACAGTGTGATGCATTTTGTGCAGGCGATGCTGGCATTCCAATTGATCGGTACGCTATCATCGTTGAATTATTCAGTGGCTAATATTATCAAGAGGATAGTCACAATAGTTGTCGCTGTAGTATGGGAATCTAAGGTGAATTGTTTACAGTTCCTTGGTCTTCTGATGACACTAACAGGTTTATACGGCTATGACAAATGGGGGAAGTCTCGGAAATAG
- the DGK1 gene encoding diacylglycerol kinase (similar to Saccharomyces cerevisiae HSD1 (YOR311C); ancestral locus Anc_8.788): protein MEDTENISILKVNGAEREGSLYQRKPATPRSTPGTRGKQVSQGSSKAHDDDDDDDDDDVHLPVTEIHLKSHEWFGDFITKHEIPRKVFHSSIGFITLYLYTRGVNYQNVTPNLIIAFVVILLLDVIRLHWPFFNYLYCRVVGALMRKKEIHSYNGVLWYLLGLIFSFSLFSKDVALISLCLLSWSDTAASTFGRKFGHLTPKIAKHKSLAGTIAAFCVGVFTCVGFYGVFEPRYSYLNIAGENLWSQKTSNISLTTLSWLCGFVAALSEGIDVFNWDDNFTIPVLSSIFLHSVITVFKKRN, encoded by the coding sequence ATGGAGGACACTGAAAATATAAGTATATTGAAAGTAAATGGTGCAGAACGTGAGGGTTCTTTATACCAAAGAAAGCCCGCTACACCGAGATCTACGCCCGGTACTAGGGGAAAACAGGTATCACAGGGGAGTTCGAAAGCGcatgatgacgacgacgacgatgatgatgatgatgtaCATCTTCCTGTTACAGAGATACACCTAAAATCGCATGAGTGGTTTGGGGATTTCATAACGAAACATGAAATTCCACGTAAAGTATTCCACTCCTCGATCGGTTTTATCACATTGTATTTGTATACGAGAGGTGTCAACTACCAAAACGTTACTCCAAATTTGATTATTGCCTTTGTGGTGATCCTTCTACTAGATGTCATCAGATTGCATTGGCCGTTCTTCAACTATCTTTACTGTCGTGTGGTAGGGGCTTTAATGAGGAAGAAGGAGATCCATTCTTACAATGGGGTTTTATGGTACCTCCTCGGtttgatcttttctttctcgctcttctccaaagatGTGGCTCTTATCTCATTATGTCTACTGAGCTGGTCCGACACTGCAGCATCCACGTTCGGTAGAAAATTCGGGCATCTAACGCCGAAAATAGCAAAACACAAGTCGTTGGCTGGTACGATTGCTGCATTCTGCGTTGGGGTGTTCACATGTGTAGGGTTTTATGGAGTTTTTGAACCTCGGTACTCATATTTAAATATTGCAGGGGAAAATTTGTGGAGCCAGAAGACGAGTAATATCTCACTTACTACGCTATCATGGTTGTGTGGATTTGTTGCTGCCCTAAGTGAAGGTATTGATGTGTTCAACTGGGATGATAATTTCACAATTCCGGTGCTATCCTCCATCTTTCTTCACAGCGTGATTactgttttcaaaaagagaaattaA
- the SNU66 gene encoding U4/U6-U5 snRNP complex subunit SNU66 (similar to Saccharomyces cerevisiae SNU66 (YOR308C); ancestral locus Anc_8.786): MRSHWAIFNYYRKKFIDRFLLYQVLMLQPTFSERAIRTSTKIHMANEAFLSLEETNAIRIKLGLKPIEEAVKQRQNEQKSSLPGERGQIENGLAPSGASQDNVATTVRGYHSEINLFRSHNVSTDKEYPRSGDDLRLKNADDDWLDKVGKQISKETDNTGVVTVREDDDTLPQLQTAHDVHKFRSGRDVILTLKESSIKEDGSDDDILENEDLAYEKETKKNVELKQMNKNRRRRKLTLDVSSKDIAQKDSEGDESEREHDLLVVGGKTQLRHKNEEPKTEHVEGKIKVMFDSDGGSDGESDNGDFKSIKIKKRQKKISGNDKNKRTKRIQLPTEIHAVSLDTGDEEEGEGTFDMPLALKVTRRGKVDMENQAQSYSAEEIAIQIQREASERAMMVERLNNKSGGVTVDENSAFFDSLQTALLSPRKNDMLDDPADISNSPEHKEQDAVKSIQYASAPKGAMDSGKAESKSADFYSGLASTLHFLQDNAILTKDHGGDSRHITTGDGENFPESTSLNEERSAPDESAAQYDPKVNLVYRDEKGNELTPKEAYKKLSQKFHGTKSNKKKQEKFDQKVKARAAPRQDVMDFGFNNK; encoded by the coding sequence ATGCGCAGCCACTGGGCAATTTTTAATTACTATAGAAAGAAATTTATAGATCGTTTTTTACTTTACCAGGTACTTATGTTGCAGCCGACTTTTAGTGAAAGAGCTATAAGAACAAGCACGAAGATACATATGGCTAACGAGGCTTTTTTATCTTTAGAAGAGACCAATGCCATTAGAATAAAACTAGGCTTGAAGCCGATAGAAGAGGCTGTGAAACAGCGTCAGAACGAACAAAAATCTTCACTACCAGGAGAAAGAGGACAGATAGAAAATGGATTAGCCCCCTCCGGTGCATCTCAAGACAATGTAGCTACTACTGTAAGGGGATATCACTCTGAAATCAACCTATTTCGTTCACATAATGTCAGCACAGATAAAGAATATCCAAGATCCGGCGATGACCTGCGCCTGAAGAATGCGGATGACGACTGGCTAGATAAAGTAGGTAAGCAGATTTCGAAAGAAACAGATAATACAGGTGTGGTCACTGTTCGTGAAGACGATGATACCTTACCTCAACTGCAAACAGCACACGATGTCCATAAATTTCGAAGTGGACGGGATGTAATATTGACTTTAAAGGAAAGTAGTATCAAAGAGGACGGTAGTGATGACGATATTTTGGAGAATGAGGACTTAGCATACGAAAAGGAAACTAAGAAAAATGTAGAACTAAAGcaaatgaacaaaaatcgTCGTCGGAGGAAGCTGACTTTGGACGTTTCTAGTAAAGATATCGCACAAAAGGACAGCGAAGGAGACGAAAGTGAAAGGGAACATGACTTACTAGTTGTTGGTGGAAAGACTCAGCTACGACataaaaatgaagaacCGAAAACGGAGCACGTGGAAGGAAAGATAAAAGTCATGTTCGACAGCGATGGTGGTTCAGACGGTGAATCAGATAATGGTGACTTCAAAAGtatcaaaatcaagaagcgtcaaaaaaagatcTCTGGTAAtgacaagaacaagagaacgAAAAGGATTCAACTTCCAACAGAAATACATGCAGTTTCTCTAGACACTggagatgaagaagaaggggaaggCACTTTTGATATGCCGTTAGCATTGAAGGTAACTCGTCGTGGTAAAGTAGATATGGAAAATCAAGCTCAAAGTTATTCGGCGGAAGAGATTGCTATCCAGATCCAAAGGGAGGCTTCTGAAAGGGCTATGATGGTCGAGAGGCTGAATAATAAAAGTGGGGGCGTGACGGTGGACGAAAACAGCGCTTTTTTTGACTCTCTCCAAACCGCATTATTGTCTCCACGCAAGAATGATATGCTCGATGATCCAGCGGACATATCAAACTCGCCAGAACACAAAGAGCAGGATGCTGTAAAATCTATACAGTATGCCTCGGCTCCAAAGGGGGCAATGGACAGCGGCAAGGCAGAATCCAAGTCTGCTGACTTCTATAGCGGCCTTGCCTCAACTTTGCATTTTTTGCAAGACAATGCAATTCTAACTAAAGACCATGGAGGTGATTCTAGGCATATCACTACAGGAGACGGTGAAAATTTCCCTGAGAGTACCTCTCTTAACGAAGAGCGCAGTGCTCCAGATGAGAGTGCGGCACAATACGACCCCAAAGTCAATCTTGTTTACAGAGACGAAAAGGGGAATGAATTAACTCCGAAGGAAGCTTACAAAAAGCTGTCCCAGAAGTTCCATGGAACAAAgagcaacaaaaaaaagcaaGAGAAATTTGATCAGAAAGTAAAAGCTAGAGCAGCACCTCGTCAAGATGTTATGGATTTCGGTTTCAACAATAAATAA
- the RPL20B gene encoding 60S ribosomal protein eL20 (similar to Saccharomyces cerevisiae RPL20A (YMR242C) and RPL20B (YOR312C); ancestral locus Anc_8.789) gives MRIFAPNNVVAKSRYWYFLQKLHKVKKASGEVVSINQIHEAHPTKVKNFGVWVRYDSRSGTHNMYKEVRDVSRVAAVETLYSDMAARHRARFRSIHILKVAEIEKTADVKRPYVKQFLTKDLKFPLPHRVQKSTKTFSYQKPTTFY, from the coding sequence ATGAGAATCTTTGCTCCAAACAACGTTGTTGCCAAGTCCAGATACTGGTACTTTTTGCAGAAGTTGCACAAGGTCAAGAAGGCTTCCGGTGAAGTTGTCTCCATCAACCAGATCCACGAGGCTCACCCAACCAAGGTCAAGAACTTCGGTGTCTGGGTCAGATACGACTCCAGATCTGGTACCCACAACATGTACAAGGAAGTCAGAGACGTCTCCAGAGTCGCCGCCGTCGAGACCCTATACTCCGACATGGCTGCCAGACACAGAGCCAGATTTAGATCGATCCACATCCTAAAGGTCGCCGAGATCGAAAAGACCGCCGACGTCAAGAGACCTTACGTCAAGCAATTCTTGACCAAGGACTTGAAGTTCCCATTGCCCCACAGAGTCCAAAAGTCTACCAAGACCTTCTCCTACCAGAAGCCAACTACCTTCTACTAA
- the MCH5 gene encoding riboflavin transporter (similar to Saccharomyces cerevisiae MCH5 (YOR306C); ancestral locus Anc_8.783), with translation MSTGNGDQGRPDGDSKVASSDYLSPKTTLVPGDSQVPILEPLHTACSLHGSVTSMTDFESSWHGHYHNKDKITVFRDKTHERYNSESTDSETELDEDEEQFPEGGVRAWIVTFACFCGLIACFGLLNATGVMENYLQSHQLKDQSSSSIGWIFSLLLFICFASCIFSGTYFDRNGIRNPLIVGTVLHVGGLFGMASSTKLWHFILSFSVLCGFGNGIVLSPLVSCPAHYFKKKRGTASALATVGGSVGGGLFPLMLRKFFSMESETDPNYGFVWGIRTLAFVNLALLTIAIFLARERISRIDDEPKRKESKLRYVLRVYLLESFDAKAFKDMKYLTCVIGTCVAELSLCSVITYYSAYSISRGVSQSDSYMLIMVINLTGIPGRWVPGVLSDYFGRFNVAIATLTLLGLVMFIAWLPFGTNLTNMYVISALYGFFSGSTFSLLPVCCGQISKTEEFGRRYSTMYFCVAFATLVGVPITGAIIGDKSQANYQHYKIFCGVTVLFSAACFVVSRFFAVGWRWKKF, from the coding sequence ATGTCAACTGGGAACGGGGATCAGGGAAGACCTGACGGTGACAGCAAAGTTGCTTCATCTGATTATTTATCACCAAAGACAACGCTAGTTCCTGGGGATTCACAGGTGCCAATATTGGAACCTTTACATACCGCGTGTTCTTTACATGGATCCGTGACGTCTATGACAGATTTCGAGAGCAGTTGGCATGGTCACTATCACAATAAAGATAAAATTACTGTTTTCAGGGACAAGACTCATGAGCGCTATAACAGTGAGTCAACTGACTCGGAGACTGAATTagacgaggatgaggagcAATTCCCTGAGGGTGGTGTGAGAGCGTGGATTGTCACGTTTGCCTGTTTCTGCGGGCTTATTGCATGCTTTGGTCTGCTAAACGCTACCGGTGTCATGGAAAATTACTTACAATCTCACCAATTGAAGGACCaatcttcatcatcaattgggtggatattttctctgttgttgttcatctgCTTCGCATCTTGTATCTTTAGCGGCACCTACTTCGACCGGAATGGTATTAGAAATCCACTGATAGTCGGGACAGTCCTGCACGTCGGCGGGTTGTTTGGTATGGCGAGCTCTACCAAGCTTTGGCATTTTATCCTATCCTTTTCCGTGCTTTGCGGGTTTGGAAACGGTATTGTTCTAAGTCCTCTGGTGAGTTGTCCCGCACAttatttcaagaaaaagcGTGGTACTGCTAGTGCACTGGCTACTGTCGGTGGGAGTGTGGGAGGTGGTCTTTTCCCCCTAATGCTCAGGAAGTTTTTCAGTATGGAGTCAGAGACTGATCCTAACTACGGGTTCGTTTGGGGTATCAGAACACTGGCCTTCGTCAACCTTGCATTACTGACCATTGCTATATTTTTGGCCAGGGAGAGAATCTCACGCATTGACGATGAACCCAAGAGGAAGGAGTCCAAGCTCCGCTACGTCCTCAGGGTTTATCTGTTGGAAAGTTTCGACGCTAAGGCATTCAAGGATATGAAGTACCTGACTTGTGTCATCGGAACGTGTGTCGCTGAATTGTCTCTATGCTCTGTGATCACGTACTACAGTGCATATTCTATTAGCAGAGGGGTATCTCAGTCAGATTCGTACATGCTAATCATGGTCATCAATTTGACTGGTATCCCGGGGAGATGGGTGCCAGGAGTACTAAGCGATTATTTTGGACGGTTCAACGTGGCTATTGCTACTCTGACGCTACTAGGCTTGGTAATGTTTATTGCGTGGCTGCCATTTGGTACAAACCTCACCAACATGTACGTTATCAGCGCCCTGTATGGGTTTTTCTCGGGGAGTACATTTTCACTATTACCTGTATGCTGTGGGCAAATCTCAAAGACAGAAGAATTCGGTCGTCGGTACTCCACGATGTACTTTTGTGTTGCGTTCGCCACACTGGTCGGGGTCCCCATCACTGGGGCTATTATTGGAGACAAATCGCAGGCAAACTACCAACACTACAAAATCTTTTGTGGTGTTACCGTCCTGTTCAGTGCTGCATGCTTTGTGGTCTCGAGGTTTTTCGCCGTTGGTTGGAGATGGAAGAAATTCTAA
- the SPS4 gene encoding Sps4p (similar to Saccharomyces cerevisiae SPS4 (YOR313C); ancestral locus Anc_8.790), producing the protein MSEIQILHPTESVNHAFETVPQTSPVAENISGAVNEVPLVGNSKDATKLKTVEHVKNYPLYQETRSFLRKMPMARVVVANTKPLVKSVMSSKPVQLASPVTNFFDTCANTSLNMTEKVVPSIKTKTYKRLGEEFTYPFRQGKRYTKMAVQGVVDTGNSQVYQPTHAQIVRFRKYYNDKYINTRGKPLVRGAVDPVLVPINNTFEGMMVKYLPNGREVKKADQFCCEMSRSFDLTLNLAGRAERIMKQIGLGVAAAPFLYWAHMDKVINKHLDMKPNLRPGNSMSAVWDAMKELEMEKWVATRDFFLLRRKNNNKETILPAAVREPIVEAVQTIDQQNSHHSLRSNGHEISINLE; encoded by the coding sequence ATGAGTGAAATTCAGATTCTACACCCCACTGAGAGTGTGAATCATGCTTTTGAGACAGTTCCTCAAACTTCACCTGTTGCTGAAAATATTTCGGGAGCCGTTAATGAAGTTCCCTTAGTGGGAAACTCCAAAGATGCgacaaaattgaaaacagtTGAACATGTCAAGAATTATCCACTGTATCAAGAGACACGTTCttttttgagaaaaatGCCTATGGCAAGAGTGGTTGTTGCAAACACAAAACCGTTAGTCAAGAGTGTTATGTCCTCAAAGCCCGTTCAACTAGCTTCCCCTGTGACCAATTTTTTCGATACTTGTGCTAACACAAGCTTGAATATGACAGAAAAGGTAGTGCCCTCTATCAAAACGAAGACGTATAAGCGGCTAGGCGAAGAGTTTACTTACCCATTCAGACAAGGTAAACGTTACACTAAAATGGCAGTTCAAGGTGTTGTTGATACGGGTAATTCACAGGTGTACCAACCCACCCATGCACAGATAGTCCGGTTCAGGAAATACTACAACGACAAGTACATTAACACGAGAGGTAAACCATTGGTGAGGGGTGCAGTGGACCCTGTGCTGGTTCCGATCAATAATACGTTTGAAGGAATGATGGTGAAATACTTGCCAAACGGTAGGGAGGTAAAGAAAGCTGACCAGTTCTGTTGTGAAATGAGTAGAAGTTTCGATTTGACCCTAAATTTGGCAGGAAGAGCGGAAAGAATCATGAAGCAAATCGGGTTGGGCGTTGCGGCTGCTCCATTTCTGTACTGGGCCCACATGGATAAGGTTATTAATAAACATCTGGACATGAAACCAAACTTGCGCCCAGGGAATTCTATGTCAGCTGTTTGGGATGCAATGAAGGAGTTGGAAATGGAGAAGTGGGTAGCAACAAGAGATTTTTTCCTCCTaaggagaaaaaacaaTAACAAGGAGACTATACTACCGGCCGCTGTCAGAGAACCTATCGTCGAGGCAGTCCAGACGATCGATCAGCAAAATAGTCACCATTCCTTGAGATCAAATGGTCATGAAATCTCCATAAACTTGGAGTGA